The following proteins come from a genomic window of Nostoc sp. ATCC 53789:
- a CDS encoding class I SAM-dependent methyltransferase, protein MNFKKILFLLVTGVSVTSLGIAGCTPQQQDLEAGTQQPSTLTGQTETETPSATTPTTQVQERPGDVPYVPTPQPVVDAMLQVAKVGKNDVLYDLGSGDGRIVNTAAQKFGTRGVGIDINPERIKEANDNAQKAGVTDRVKFVQQDLFTTDFSEATVVTLYLLPEVNAKLRPKLLKELKPGSRIVSHAFDMGDWKPQQTLNVEGKTIYYWVVPEQVPANLR, encoded by the coding sequence ATGAACTTCAAAAAAATTCTGTTTTTACTGGTTACAGGCGTTAGTGTTACCAGTTTAGGAATTGCTGGGTGTACGCCGCAACAACAAGATTTGGAAGCCGGAACACAACAACCTTCTACTTTAACAGGTCAGACCGAAACCGAAACACCATCGGCGACAACTCCCACAACTCAAGTCCAAGAACGTCCTGGAGATGTTCCTTATGTACCTACACCACAGCCAGTGGTAGATGCAATGTTACAAGTGGCAAAAGTGGGTAAAAATGATGTGCTTTACGACCTTGGTAGTGGTGATGGAAGAATTGTTAATACTGCGGCACAAAAGTTTGGTACGCGTGGTGTTGGCATAGATATCAATCCTGAACGTATTAAAGAAGCTAATGATAATGCTCAGAAAGCAGGAGTAACCGATCGCGTCAAGTTTGTGCAACAAGACTTGTTCACCACTGATTTTAGTGAAGCAACAGTAGTTACACTTTACTTACTGCCAGAGGTTAATGCTAAACTCCGTCCGAAGCTGTTGAAAGAACTCAAACCTGGTAGTCGCATTGTCTCCCACGCCTTCGATATGGGCGATTGGAAACCACAGCAGACTCTAAATGTAGAGGGAAAAACTATTTATTACTGGGTAGTTCCTGAACAAGTACCAGCGAATTTGCGATAG
- a CDS encoding glucose 1-dehydrogenase, with protein MIGLKGKNALITGATSGIGQAIAIRLAQEGCNIAINYRKSPEAAVDTEEMALQKACGNIENCGVKSLLLQGDVSQESDIIEMVNTVVKEFGSLDILINNAGIQIESPSHEVTTADFDRVIAVNLRGAYLCARETIKHLLSLNRSGVIINISSVHEIIPRPMYISYSISKGGMENLTKTLALEYANRGIRVNAIAPGATITPINQDWIDNPEKKAIVESHIPMGRAGSSEEMAAAAAFLASDEAAYITGQTLFVDGGLTLYADFRETWSA; from the coding sequence ATGATAGGGTTAAAGGGAAAGAATGCTTTAATTACAGGTGCAACTTCAGGAATTGGTCAGGCGATCGCTATCAGACTCGCTCAAGAAGGGTGCAACATCGCCATCAATTACCGCAAAAGCCCAGAAGCGGCGGTAGACACAGAAGAAATGGCATTGCAAAAAGCCTGCGGAAATATTGAAAATTGTGGTGTGAAGTCACTACTACTTCAGGGTGATGTCTCCCAAGAATCAGACATTATCGAGATGGTCAACACCGTAGTAAAGGAATTTGGCAGTTTAGATATTCTAATTAACAATGCTGGGATTCAAATAGAAAGTCCATCCCACGAAGTTACAACAGCAGACTTTGACCGAGTAATTGCAGTCAATCTCCGGGGTGCTTATCTCTGCGCTCGTGAAACTATTAAACACCTCCTATCTCTAAATCGTTCGGGGGTGATTATTAATATTTCCAGCGTTCACGAAATTATTCCGCGACCGATGTATATCAGTTATTCCATTAGCAAAGGCGGGATGGAAAACCTCACCAAAACTTTAGCTTTGGAATATGCCAACCGAGGTATTCGTGTCAACGCTATTGCCCCCGGAGCAACAATTACACCAATAAATCAAGACTGGATAGATAACCCCGAAAAAAAAGCGATTGTGGAAAGTCACATCCCAATGGGACGTGCCGGCTCTTCAGAGGAGATGGCAGCCGCAGCAGCTTTTTTAGCTTCGGATGAAGCCGCCTACATCACTGGACAAACGCTATTTGTAGATGGCGGATTGACTCTATATGCTGACTTCCGGGAAACTTGGTCAGCTTGA
- a CDS encoding glycoside hydrolase 100 family protein, with product MTSAIDKKSQLEAEAWELLEESIIYYQGKPIGTVAAHDPEADALNYDQCFLRDFVPSALVFLMYGKPEIVRNFLVETLKLQSHEKQIDCFEPGAGLMPASFKVHSRGNEEFLVADFGELAIARVPPIDSCMWWILLLRAYEKATGDLSLARQPDFQAGIKLILDLCLVHRFSMYPTMLVPDGAFMIDRRMGVYEHPLEIQVLFYASLRAASELLLSDGDGDTYLGKVNRRLGSLKYHIRNYYWLDLKRLGEIYRYKDNEFGKEIVNKFNINSESIPGWLTEWLPETGGYLAGNLGPGRIDFRFFALGNLMAILTSLASEKESQSIMNLFAQRWQDLIGYMPVKICFPALEGLEWRIVTGCDSKNRAWSYHNGGNWPVLLWLFASAAQKAGRTELAQAAIAIAERRLLKDKFPEYYDGNNGRLIGKEARIYQTWSIAGLLAAKKFVENPEYLELISFAEGLEVPGCSL from the coding sequence ATGACTAGCGCCATCGATAAGAAAAGTCAACTGGAAGCAGAAGCTTGGGAATTATTGGAAGAGTCGATAATTTATTACCAGGGAAAACCCATTGGGACTGTAGCCGCTCACGATCCAGAGGCAGATGCACTCAATTATGACCAGTGCTTTCTCCGCGATTTTGTCCCTTCTGCCTTAGTGTTTCTCATGTATGGGAAACCAGAGATTGTGCGTAACTTTTTAGTAGAAACACTGAAATTACAAAGTCATGAAAAGCAGATAGACTGCTTTGAACCGGGAGCGGGATTAATGCCTGCCAGTTTCAAAGTACATTCTAGGGGGAATGAGGAATTTTTGGTCGCTGATTTTGGTGAATTGGCGATCGCTCGTGTTCCCCCGATTGATTCTTGTATGTGGTGGATTCTCCTGCTACGAGCTTATGAAAAAGCTACAGGCGATTTGTCACTAGCGCGTCAGCCAGATTTTCAAGCCGGAATCAAACTAATTTTGGATCTTTGCTTAGTACATCGGTTTTCCATGTACCCAACAATGTTAGTTCCCGATGGCGCGTTTATGATTGACCGTCGTATGGGAGTCTACGAACATCCTCTAGAAATTCAGGTGTTATTTTATGCGTCCTTGAGGGCTGCTAGTGAATTGCTTTTATCAGATGGAGATGGCGATACTTACCTCGGCAAAGTCAATAGGCGATTGGGATCTTTGAAATATCATATCCGCAACTATTATTGGCTAGACCTGAAGCGATTGGGGGAAATCTATCGTTACAAAGATAACGAATTTGGTAAAGAAATTGTTAATAAATTCAACATCAACTCAGAATCAATTCCTGGTTGGTTGACCGAGTGGTTGCCAGAAACGGGAGGATATTTAGCGGGAAATCTAGGGCCGGGACGGATTGATTTTCGCTTTTTTGCTCTGGGAAATCTGATGGCTATCTTAACTTCCTTAGCAAGCGAAAAAGAATCTCAAAGCATTATGAATTTATTCGCCCAACGTTGGCAAGACTTGATCGGCTATATGCCTGTTAAAATTTGCTTTCCCGCTTTAGAAGGGTTAGAGTGGAGAATTGTTACAGGATGTGACTCTAAAAACAGGGCTTGGTCTTATCACAACGGTGGCAACTGGCCAGTCTTACTCTGGTTATTTGCGTCGGCGGCGCAGAAAGCAGGTCGAACAGAACTTGCTCAAGCTGCGATCGCTATTGCCGAAAGGCGTTTATTGAAGGATAAATTCCCTGAATACTACGATGGCAACAATGGCCGTTTAATTGGCAAAGAAGCCAGAATTTATCAAACTTGGAGCATTGCTGGATTGCTGGCTGCTAAAAAGTTTGTAGAAAATCCAGAGTATTTGGAATTAATCAGTTTTGCAGAGGGTCTTGAAGTCCCAGGCTGTAGCCTGTAA
- a CDS encoding UPF0182 family protein codes for MIWKWGFRLLILFLGLGLLLDLGSRIGAEIFWFQEVGYLQVFLLRVMTRGVLWVAVAGITAVYLLLNLGLAQRLKYSQSLKIEEVKREEAKLTSELTNFLSPHYSRRDESRILTPQRFKKLRLRGLLPLTLILSLLIGVMLVHYGQIVLSYWHSPVNPASLPIPALFRPETIWQLLRQIFSQVWYLGLIGGVAIAILIYPQFLLTAIAVILSPIFAFILFQHWPKVLQYFHPTPFNSTDPLFGRDISFYIFSLPLWELLELWLMGLCLYGFVAVTLTYLLSADSLSQGIFPGFSPQQQRHLFGMGGLLMLVVALSYWQSRYELVYSSRGVSYGASYTDVTAQLPAYTILCVVAVAIAFYLLWRTLFWKPKSRYRSLVFYGLGIYLVLVVAADVVLPTVVQYLIVQPNELQREQPYIQRTIALTRQAFDLEAIDSTGFNPQGTLTEADIQKNDLTIRNIRLWDQRPLLATNRQLQQIRPYYRFPDADIDRYTLKTDVTSPRPSAPQNTPEPKQEADEATERRQVLIAARELDYTGVPQEAQTWVNRHLIYTHGFGFTVSPVNTVGPGGLPEYFVKDISGNSSALTTSSPAIRESIPIGQPRIYYGEIVNTYVMTGTRIRELDYPSGSDNVYNSYDGLGGIEIGSAWRRWLFAMYLKDWQMVLTRDFLPETRVLFRRNVKQRIQAIAPFLKFDSDPYLVAAAANQDFPSNPSYLYWIIDAYTTSDRYPYSDTGSDGINYIRNSIKVVIDAYNGTVNFYIADPSDPIIATWSGIFPQMFKPLSTMPVNLRSHTRYPVDFFKIQSERLMTYHMTDPQVFYNREDQWQIPNEIYGSETRPVEPYYLITSLPTAPVVGATSRTEEFILFLPYTPRQRTNLIAWLAARSDGVNYGKLLLYTFPKERLVYGTEQIEARINQDPVISQQISLWNRQGSKAIQGNLLVIPIEQSLLYVEPIYLEATQNSLPTLVRVVVAYENRIVMAQTLEQALQGIFKPEVTPPPAIIRPFEEAAPPG; via the coding sequence ATGATCTGGAAATGGGGCTTTAGACTATTAATTTTATTCTTGGGGCTGGGGTTACTGTTGGATCTCGGTTCCCGCATCGGAGCAGAGATTTTTTGGTTTCAGGAAGTCGGCTACCTCCAGGTATTTTTGTTGAGGGTGATGACTCGTGGTGTTTTGTGGGTAGCAGTAGCTGGGATAACTGCTGTCTATCTACTGCTAAATCTGGGTTTAGCACAACGGCTAAAATATTCCCAGTCTCTGAAGATTGAGGAAGTTAAGCGTGAGGAAGCAAAACTCACGAGTGAATTAACAAATTTTCTCAGCCCTCATTATTCAAGACGCGACGAAAGCCGGATACTTACACCGCAACGCTTTAAAAAATTGAGATTGCGCGGGTTATTACCCCTAACCCTGATATTGAGCTTGTTGATCGGGGTGATGTTGGTTCACTATGGTCAAATTGTTCTTTCTTACTGGCATTCTCCAGTTAATCCGGCTAGTCTACCCATTCCCGCCCTATTTCGACCAGAGACAATCTGGCAACTCTTGAGGCAGATTTTCTCTCAAGTTTGGTATCTCGGTTTAATTGGGGGAGTAGCGATCGCAATTCTAATCTATCCCCAATTTTTACTTACTGCGATCGCGGTTATACTCAGTCCCATTTTTGCATTCATCCTATTCCAACACTGGCCAAAGGTGCTGCAATATTTCCACCCCACCCCTTTCAACAGCACTGACCCTTTATTTGGTCGAGATATCAGCTTTTACATATTTTCTTTACCCCTTTGGGAACTGCTAGAACTCTGGCTGATGGGATTATGTTTGTATGGTTTCGTCGCCGTTACCCTTACTTATCTTTTGTCGGCGGATAGTTTAAGTCAGGGGATTTTCCCTGGTTTTTCGCCTCAGCAGCAGCGTCATTTATTCGGTATGGGTGGTTTATTAATGTTGGTAGTGGCTTTGAGTTATTGGCAAAGTCGCTATGAACTTGTGTATTCTAGCCGTGGTGTAAGTTATGGTGCTAGCTATACAGATGTAACAGCCCAGTTGCCAGCTTATACCATATTGTGTGTTGTGGCAGTAGCGATCGCCTTTTATCTACTTTGGCGAACGCTTTTCTGGAAACCCAAATCTCGGTATCGTTCCTTGGTATTTTACGGGTTGGGGATTTATTTAGTATTAGTTGTAGCGGCTGACGTTGTTTTACCAACGGTAGTGCAATATTTAATTGTCCAACCTAATGAGTTGCAGCGAGAGCAACCCTACATTCAACGTACTATCGCCTTGACTCGTCAAGCGTTCGATTTAGAAGCGATCGATTCCACAGGCTTCAACCCTCAAGGAACACTGACTGAAGCTGATATTCAAAAGAATGACTTGACAATTCGGAATATCCGCCTTTGGGATCAGCGACCACTGTTAGCAACTAACCGTCAACTGCAACAAATTCGGCCGTATTATCGGTTCCCTGATGCCGATATTGATCGGTATACTCTGAAAACAGATGTAACTTCACCTCGACCATCAGCACCCCAAAACACACCAGAACCTAAGCAGGAAGCGGATGAAGCAACAGAACGGCGGCAGGTACTGATTGCCGCACGAGAATTAGACTACACTGGCGTACCACAGGAAGCTCAAACATGGGTTAACCGTCATTTAATTTATACCCACGGTTTCGGGTTTACTGTTAGCCCAGTTAATACAGTTGGGCCGGGTGGTCTACCAGAATATTTTGTCAAAGATATTAGTGGTAATAGTAGCGCCCTCACAACTTCCAGTCCAGCCATTCGCGAAAGTATTCCCATTGGGCAACCGCGAATTTATTACGGTGAAATAGTTAATACCTACGTAATGACTGGCACAAGAATTAGAGAGTTAGATTACCCTAGTGGTAGTGATAATGTTTACAACTCTTACGATGGTCTAGGTGGCATTGAAATTGGTTCAGCATGGCGACGGTGGTTATTTGCCATGTATTTGAAAGATTGGCAGATGGTGCTAACACGGGACTTTTTACCAGAGACAAGGGTGCTATTCCGGCGAAATGTCAAGCAAAGAATTCAAGCGATCGCACCTTTTTTGAAATTTGACAGCGATCCCTATTTAGTAGCTGCTGCTGCTAATCAAGATTTTCCCAGTAATCCCAGTTATCTTTACTGGATTATTGATGCCTACACGACGAGCGATCGCTATCCTTATTCAGATACTGGCAGCGATGGGATCAACTACATTCGCAATTCTATCAAAGTAGTAATTGATGCCTACAACGGTACTGTCAATTTTTATATTGCCGATCCCAGCGATCCAATCATTGCCACTTGGTCGGGGATATTTCCCCAAATGTTTAAACCGCTCAGTACAATGCCTGTTAATCTCCGCAGTCATACCCGCTATCCGGTGGATTTTTTCAAAATTCAATCTGAGCGGTTGATGACCTATCACATGACCGATCCCCAGGTATTTTACAATCGGGAAGACCAGTGGCAGATTCCTAATGAAATCTATGGCAGTGAAACTCGTCCGGTAGAGCCATACTATTTGATTACTAGTCTACCCACTGCACCTGTTGTTGGCGCAACCTCTCGTACAGAAGAGTTTATTCTGTTTCTACCCTACACTCCTAGACAACGGACTAATTTAATCGCTTGGTTAGCCGCGCGATCGGATGGTGTTAATTACGGTAAGTTATTGTTATATACTTTTCCAAAAGAAAGGCTGGTCTATGGTACAGAGCAAATAGAGGCGCGGATCAACCAAGATCCGGTAATTTCTCAGCAAATTTCCCTGTGGAATCGCCAAGGGTCGAAAGCCATTCAAGGCAATCTATTAGTAATTCCCATTGAGCAATCGCTGCTTTATGTCGAGCCAATCTATCTAGAAGCCACACAGAATAGTCTGCCAACTCTGGTGCGGGTAGTTGTGGCTTACGAAAACCGGATTGTCATGGCCCAAACCTTAGAACAAGCCTTACAGGGAATTTTTAAACCAGAAGTTACACCACCCCCTGCAATTATCCGTCCCTTTGAAGAAGCAGCCCCTCCTGGTTAA
- a CDS encoding serine/threonine-protein kinase codes for MLCCVNPDCQKPLNPDKNNYCHSCRAELIPLLGGRYRPTQVLSDEGGFGRTYLAEDVHKLNECCVVKQFAPKLQGTGPLTKAIELFKQEASRLQELAEHPQIPTLLAYFEQNGYLFLVQQFIDGQNLLKEWERRGNYSETQIRELLLDLLPVLKFTHVRGVIHRDIKPQNIIRRQSDGRLVLIDFGASKQLTATVQTKMGTVIGSHGYTALEQMQDGKAYPASDLFSLGATCFHLLTGVRPSQLWIQQGYSWVGSWRQYVISPGRDGVSVSIELGEVLDKLLQRDIQKRYQSADEVIADLTPGLSSFSPLPVTLLTPTFASTPANKRPVLTKLNKTLKSQLLLISSIVVLGLGGVWYFQTRPHTMSEYSPSNSPPTSLPISAPSKSDFLPKAFKGHSSDVNSVAFSPDGTTLGSASDDKTIKLWNLASGEEIHTLEGHSNWIWTVAFSPDSKTLASGSADKTIKLWNVETGKLVRTLEGNTDGVTSVAFSPDGKTLASGTASKDIKIKLWNLETGKLIRTLDGHTDGVPSVAFSPDGKTLASGSWDKTIKLWNLNTGKEIRTLKGNADSILSVAFAPDGKTLASGSKDKTIKLWNLNTGKEIRTLKGHKDKVNSVAFLPSGTQNGLTLVSGSSDKTIKLWNPLTGKEIRTLDTGSGYIYAIAISPDGETIAGGGSGENILKIWQPIH; via the coding sequence ATGCTCTGTTGTGTGAATCCCGATTGCCAAAAACCCCTAAATCCTGATAAAAACAACTATTGCCATAGTTGTAGAGCAGAATTAATACCCCTGCTGGGAGGTCGCTATCGTCCCACTCAGGTGTTATCAGATGAGGGCGGATTTGGTAGAACCTATTTAGCAGAAGATGTACACAAGCTGAATGAATGCTGTGTTGTTAAGCAATTTGCCCCAAAACTTCAGGGAACTGGGCCACTAACAAAGGCCATTGAACTATTTAAACAAGAAGCAAGCCGACTACAAGAACTCGCCGAACATCCACAAATTCCAACTTTATTGGCTTATTTTGAGCAAAATGGCTATCTGTTTTTAGTGCAGCAATTTATCGATGGGCAAAACTTGCTTAAGGAATGGGAAAGGCGCGGAAACTATAGTGAAACACAGATTCGTGAACTTTTGCTAGATTTACTGCCCGTACTGAAGTTTACCCATGTGCGGGGAGTGATTCATCGGGATATCAAACCACAAAATATTATTCGTCGTCAAAGTGACGGGCGATTAGTGCTAATTGATTTTGGAGCCTCTAAGCAGCTGACAGCAACAGTACAGACTAAAATGGGTACTGTTATTGGCTCACACGGTTACACTGCACTTGAACAGATGCAAGATGGTAAAGCTTACCCAGCCAGTGATTTATTCAGTTTAGGGGCGACTTGTTTTCATCTACTGACTGGGGTTCGTCCATCTCAACTGTGGATACAACAAGGCTATAGTTGGGTTGGGTCTTGGCGACAATATGTAATCAGTCCAGGTAGGGATGGGGTTTCTGTGTCTATAGAGTTGGGTGAAGTTTTGGATAAGCTGTTGCAACGAGATATCCAAAAGCGTTACCAATCGGCTGATGAAGTCATCGCTGACTTGACACCTGGGCTATCATCATTTTCACCACTGCCCGTAACTCTACTTACACCAACATTTGCGTCTACTCCAGCAAACAAAAGGCCAGTTTTAACAAAACTAAATAAGACATTAAAAAGTCAACTGCTGTTAATTTCTAGCATTGTGGTATTGGGATTGGGGGGAGTTTGGTATTTTCAGACTCGCCCCCATACAATGAGCGAATATTCTCCGTCTAATTCTCCGCCTACTTCTTTGCCTATTTCTGCGCCCTCAAAAAGCGATTTTCTACCCAAAGCCTTCAAAGGGCATTCCAGCGATGTGAATTCTGTAGCTTTTAGTCCTGATGGCACAACCCTTGGTAGTGCCAGTGATGATAAGACAATCAAGCTATGGAATCTGGCCAGTGGAGAGGAAATCCACACTTTAGAAGGACATTCCAATTGGATTTGGACTGTAGCATTCAGTCCTGATAGTAAAACCCTTGCCAGTGGTAGTGCAGACAAGACGATCAAGCTGTGGAATGTGGAGACAGGAAAGTTAGTCCGCACCTTAGAGGGAAATACCGACGGAGTTACTTCTGTAGCTTTCAGTCCTGATGGCAAAACTCTTGCCAGTGGTACTGCTAGTAAGGATATAAAAATCAAACTGTGGAATCTGGAGACAGGAAAGTTAATCCGCACTTTAGATGGACATACTGATGGTGTTCCATCTGTGGCTTTTAGTCCTGATGGCAAAACCCTAGCTAGTGGTAGCTGGGATAAGACAATTAAATTATGGAATCTAAATACAGGTAAGGAAATTCGCACTTTAAAAGGAAATGCAGATTCGATTCTTTCAGTTGCTTTTGCACCGGATGGCAAAACCCTAGCTAGTGGCAGTAAAGATAAAACAATTAAATTGTGGAATCTAAATACAGGAAAGGAAATCCGCACTTTAAAGGGACATAAAGATAAGGTTAATTCTGTTGCCTTTTTGCCCAGTGGAACTCAAAATGGCCTTACCCTTGTCAGTGGTAGCAGTGACAAGACAATTAAACTGTGGAATCCTTTGACAGGTAAGGAAATTCGCACTTTAGATACAGGTTCTGGATATATTTATGCGATCGCCATTAGCCCCGATGGAGAAACTATTGCTGGTGGTGGAAGTGGTGAAAATATTCTCAAGATTTGGCAGCCGATTCACTGA
- a CDS encoding WGxxGxxG family protein yields MKRFNVSKILGSTVLALSLATLPTVMPASAQTTAAPDGTATNTTTDRAATDRNYQDGDWGLLGLLGLFGLLGRKNRKADDNVA; encoded by the coding sequence GTGAAACGCTTTAATGTCTCCAAAATTCTAGGAAGTACTGTTCTAGCTCTAAGTTTGGCTACTTTACCCACAGTTATGCCTGCTTCTGCTCAGACAACAGCAGCTCCTGATGGTACTGCTACAAACACTACTACAGACCGCGCTGCTACCGATCGAAATTATCAAGATGGTGATTGGGGTTTGTTGGGCTTGCTCGGTTTATTTGGTTTATTGGGTCGCAAGAACCGCAAAGCTGATGATAATGTAGCTTAG
- a CDS encoding ISAzo13 family transposase (programmed frameshift) translates to MQLTDSLKKLLKETAHQLKGAAKRRFIAQTVVALGHGGKSIAERELGWNRVTIGKGIKELNSGITCVDNYQGRGRKKAEEHLPTLLEDIKKLVDSQSQIDPTFKSQRLYTRLGASVVRHQLIEKFGYAEEELPTSETIRVKLNDLGYRLKRVAKIQPQKKFPETDAIFEQLAIVHQEASDDPTILRLSLDAKARVNIGSFDRGGRNRVPTETDDHDFKPKTTVAPYGIFLPDLDELFLYFTESKVTSDFIVDILGDFWKSESWRFSEIKTLLINQDNGGENSSRRTQFMKRIVEFAQSYKLNIRLAYYPPYHSKYNPIERTWAVLENHWNGSILDDVETALNFAKTMTWNGKSPVVKLVTQTYSSGVRLTKKAMQEIENKIERLTNFTEDNLPNLGKWFIDICCGVT, encoded by the exons ATACAATTAACAGATTCATTGAAAAAGTTATTGAAGGAAACCGCACATCAATTAAAGGGAGCAGCTAAACGTAGGTTCATTGCACAAACAGTTGTGGCATTAGGACACGGAGGAAAGTCTATAGCAGAGCGAGAGTTAGGATGGAACCGTGTAACTATTGGTAAAGGAATTAAAGAATTAAATAGTGGTATCACTTGTGTGGATAATTATCAAGGTAGAGGAAGAAAAAAAGCAGAAGAACACCTACCAACTCTTTTAGAAGATATCAAAAAACTAGTCGATTCTCAAAGTCAAATAGACCCGACTTTTAAAAGTCAAAGACTCTATACCCGACTGGGCGCATCTGTTGTAAGACATCAATTAATTGAAAAATTTGGTTATGCTGAAGAAGAATTACCAACTTCAGAAACAATTCGTGTCAAGTTAAATGATTTAGGGTATCGCCTCAAGAGGGTTGCCAAAATTCAACCTCAAAAAAAAT TTCCCGAAACTGATGCAATCTTTGAGCAATTAGCTATAGTTCACCAAGAAGCTTCAGATGACCCAACTATTTTACGTTTAAGCTTGGATGCGAAAGCTCGCGTAAATATCGGCTCCTTTGATCGTGGTGGTAGAAATCGAGTACCAACAGAAACTGATGACCACGACTTCAAACCAAAAACAACTGTAGCTCCTTATGGTATCTTTCTTCCAGACCTTGACGAGCTATTTTTGTATTTTACAGAATCCAAAGTAACTAGCGATTTTATCGTTGACATTTTAGGGGATTTTTGGAAATCAGAAAGCTGGCGATTTTCGGAAATAAAAACTTTACTTATTAATCAAGATAATGGAGGAGAAAATAGTTCTCGACGTACTCAGTTTATGAAACGTATAGTTGAATTTGCTCAATCATACAAATTAAATATACGTTTAGCTTATTACCCTCCCTATCACAGTAAATATAATCCAATTGAAAGAACTTGGGCTGTTTTGGAGAATCATTGGAATGGCAGTATTTTAGACGATGTGGAAACTGCATTAAATTTTGCTAAGACTATGACGTGGAATGGTAAAAGTCCAGTTGTTAAGTTAGTTACTCAGACTTACTCTAGCGGAGTCCGTCTAACTAAAAAAGCTATGCAAGAAATTGAAAATAAGATTGAACGTTTGACTAATTTTACCGAAGATAATTTACCAAATTTAGGTAAGTGGTTTATTGATATCTGTTGTGGAGTAACGTAA